One region of Lathamus discolor isolate bLatDis1 chromosome 2, bLatDis1.hap1, whole genome shotgun sequence genomic DNA includes:
- the LOC136009186 gene encoding uncharacterized protein LOC136009186, producing the protein MDIETADEIAIVGIGCNFPGGDGIDNFWKVLEEGRNCTEEIPPERFNVEEWYDPDENKPGKICTTRAALLDEFNSFDNHLFGINNMEAERMDPQQKLLIECTFKALEDAGVPVEAISGTNTGVFVGIMNRDYEVITSRIVTETNHYDGTGSAMSIIANRVSFTFNLTGPSLTIDTACSSFLFALHYASQTIKSGDCEAAICGAVNCIIDPRTFVSLSKAKMISPEGLSKPFSKQADGYGRGEGCGVLFLKPLKKAKEDYSKIWGVINISAINQNGRLVTPITRPSQIQQENLLRRIYETHVDPSVVQYIEAHGTGTAAGDPTEAESLGNVISKKRSSQVSILKMGSVKGNIGHTESAAGAAALIKVLLMMHHGKFVPSLHYSKEMSSIDTEKLNLEIPTTVEPWEESGEYGRVAAINCFGFGGTNAHVVVRQAKQLEPLPAFKRPLELVLLSAASSKSLQMTMADTADQLSTRNSITLPSLAYTSACRRSHANHRYRKAFVTNSLQHLQQQVMLAANTEVAMSKVEPQLVFVFCGNGVTLKEFSEVLLSSEPVFRDKCKETEALFQKHAPISFLPAGGESPKDLLNPELSQVMLFTLQVALGALLKYWGIKPVAVVGHSVGEVAAAHFAGCLSLADAVKVIYHRSRLQSKTESGRMLVVGNIPVEEIVEYLHPYSGKVCIAAFNSPISCTLSGNSYFMDAVQRDLTQAFRQRNIFLHVLSVSAAYHSPSMDMILGELEENIQPLEKQKGEIEVISTLTGVAASENDFAQGKFWARHIREPVAFAQAIKTAARDRENVVFVEISPHRALQRNIKETLGNSTKVFSSLQNDVEYQTLFTLVGNLFELGYNPNWQNFYNGYQSAPVDIPRYQFDRKKLIRYLKIYQDAGRYVSDSHPLIKGINSDKMEFSCLLSQGTASYIYEHKNNGVALVPGAFYVELGLASVMSSSRPKVPLSSCQMSINFSAPCVLTQSSQVLSIKLSPQKAVTAFEILSSSNVIYAAGQVTTGPEAVVEERTISLQDICERCRLVISREEVYEALSQTGFQYGSIFKQLSDVHYGQELKEAITSIKVNKEMAIDMYSYCIHPVLLDCFLQMTTVMTSRTFPSSRAGFPSEIGSLVVLRPLEEEMMIYMRTSKSTENCLEVCGCFTDKQGSILAELKRVTITFMKQASSRDNEFMLENKWKEISFSQIPRNRGAMPRVLVFADKFGIAEKLKKYLHPDSRYIMYEDWEALLEGHMQNKMRAEVENYDEILFLWGIQKLNECIPSKVVDQISKCCEAYRQVVVALREKMSRCLVRVITYRTTERYVDHVNCGFALYGMTRTCIIEVPEIMFQMIDLSSASSLDISVLADVLVKHKTVEYSELCISQGRTYIAEIRRTPFVDADYCQPVRSVQNSETFTLYTSDPYMAKDLSAELSTSTATQLDKHSVEIQLDKICLHSEDYFPISVSSHNFGNTLYWNSEVVDKHRLLALDFSGTVTAVGIEVKKVKVGDHVVSCYPSAASSRVQIPGTVCFKVNKFPCFQNVPCMSYFIIAWEIFNKRLPKGKYGRTLGIISTEPSSVFCHVLSAAAEEMGWRTVLAKPTPDKFQYLNLCNALVALPPVSRLSQEDLAHMCFLKDVVVVCGNRQSECMQNASEMDHENISFHILTLASIFQKASLKELQKAVRAWINSMDMKKFRHLSGSVFQQTEHFERLNSMTSYFTCKSVPLAVLRKQKDITMLSDIPLYESQKLFKQNAVYIVVGGLTGLGFETVKFIAKNGGGCIAILSRKMPSNEKQEEIKALQEQYKDSKVLFVQCDVTSTNDVEKAFQSVANIFAGSPIKGVFQSAVVLHDGHLEVLKLADFQKVLSPKVAGTLNLHWATRGQELDYFVCHSSVTSFLGNSTQTNYAAANSFLDIFCLYRRNCGLSGQSINWGALNLGILLNQNHLQSILESKGIDILQVHEIHEYLRKSLLMNNPQQVIAKLNYEVFLQHVFSQIISLKNRFLSFLSEEYKNKPEISEKTQVQDATSIKPEDYVISLVTELTNLSPDDLTMNTAFSSLGIDSMLAMAIQNRVFRERKVNIPLLKLLDPHTTLSNLVVVLEETSKTKGIVKKKHPVVESTENGSWL; encoded by the exons ATGGACATTGAGACTGCAGACGAAATTGCAATTGTGGGAATTGGATGCAACTTTCCTGGGG GTGATGGAATTGACAATTTCTGGAAAGTCCTAGAGGAAGGCAGAAACTGCACAGAAGAAATTCCCCCTGAGAGATTCAATGTCGAAGAATGGTATGATCCGGATGAAAACAAGCCAGGAAAAATATGTACAACACGAGCTGCTCTTCTCGATGA ATTTAATTCATTTGACAACCACCTGTTTGGGATTAATAATATGGAAGCTGAACGTATGGATCCACAACAGAAGTTACTGATTGAATGCACATTCAAAGCCctggaggatgcaggagtccCTGTAGAAGCTATCAGTGGCACCAACACAGGTGTTTTTGTTG GAATTATGAATCGAGACTATGAAGTCATAACAAGCAGAATAGTGACTGAAACGAATCATTATGATGGTACTGGATCAGCAATGAGTATTATTGCTAACAGGGTGTCATTCACATTTAATCTGACTGGACCATCACTGACTATTGACACTGCCtgttcatcttttctttttgctctgcACTATGCCTCGCAAACAATTAAATCAG GAGATTGTGAGGCAGCAATCTGTGGTGCAGTGAACTGCATAATAGATCCCCGCACCTTTGTATCTCTGAGTAAAGCAAAAATGATCTCTCCAGAGGGACTAAGCAAACCTTTCTCCAAACAGGCAGATGGCTATGGAAGGGGAGAAGGCTGTGGTGTTCTTTTCCTCAAACCACTGAAAAAG GCAAAGGAAGACTACAGCAAAATCTGGGGTGTTATAAACATCAGTGCAATTAATCAGAATGGTAGGCTCGTGACACCAATCACAAGACCATCTCAAATACAGCAAGAGAATTTACTGCGCAGAATTTATGAAACTCATGTTGATCCCTCAGTTGTGCAGTATATTGAAGCACATGGTAcaggaactgctgctggagATCCTACTGAAGCTGAAAGCCTAGGTAATGTCATTAGTAAAAAGAGGTCTTCACAAGTTTCCATTCTGAAAATGGGTTCAGTGAAAGGAAATATTGGGCACACTGAatcagctgctggagcagcagcattaaTCAAAGTGCTTCTGATGATGCATCATGGAAAGTTCGTTCCATCCTTGCATTACTCAAAGGAGATGAGCAGCATTGATACAGAGAAATTAAACCTAGAAATTCCCACAACTGTAGAGCCCTGGGAAGAATCCGGTGAGTATGGAAGAGTAGCTGCCATCAACTGCTTTGGATTTGGAGGAACTAATGCTCATGTTGTAGTCAGGCAGGCAAAGCAGCTAGAGCCTCTTCCTGCCTTTAAGAGGCCTCTTGAATTAGttctgctgtcagcagcatCAAGTAAGTCCCTTCAGATGACAATGGCTGATACAGCTGACCAGCTGAGCACAAGGAATTCCATAACCCTCCCAAGCCTGGCCTATACGTCTGCCTGCAGAAGAAGCCATGCTAACCACAGGTACCGAAAAGCATTTGTCACAAATTCTCTCCAACACTTGCAGCAGCAGGTTATGCTGGCAGCAAATACTGAAGTTGCCATGTCAAAGGTGGAACCACAGCTGgtgtttgtgttctgtggcaATGGTGTAACGCTGAAGGAGTTCAGTGAGGTATTGCTGAGCTCCGAGCCTGTGTTCAGAGACAAGTGTAAGGAAACTGAAGCGCTTTTTCAGAAACATGCTCCCATCAGCTTCCTGCCAGCAGGAGGTGAAAGCCCGAAGGATTTGTTGAATCCAGAGCTTTCCCAGGTCATGCTTTTTACCCTGCAGGTTGCCCTAGGTGCCCTTCTGAAGTACTGGGGTATTAAGCCAGTCGCTGTTGTTGGCCACTCAGTAGGGGAAGTTGCTGCTGCACATTTTGCTGGGTGCCTTTCCCTGGCAGATGCAGTCAAAGTGATTTATCACCGGAGCAGGCTGCAGTCAAAGACTGAGAGTGGCAGAATGCTGGTGGTTGGAAACATCCCTGTTGAAGAGATTGTTGAATATCTGCATCCCTACTCAGGAAAGGTGTGCATTGCAGCTTTCAACAGCCCGATTTCCTGCACCTTGTCTGGGAATTCCTACTTTATGGATGCTGTCCAGAGAGACTTAACTCAAGCCTTCAGACAGAGAAACATCTTTCTTCATGTTTTAAGTGTCTCAGCTGCATACCACAGCCCTAGCATGGATATGATACTTGGGGAGTTGGAAGAGAACATACAGcctttagaaaaacagaaaggggAAATTGAAGTGATCTCAACACTGACTGGGGTGGCTGCTTCTGAAAATGACTTTGCTCAGGGGAAATTCTGGGCCCGGCATATTCGTGAGCCTGTTGCTTTCGCTCAAGCCATCAAAACTGCAGCCAGAGATAGGGAAAATGTGGTGTTTGTGGAAATAAGTCCTCACCGAGCATTGCAGCGGAACATAAAGGAAACTCTAGGAAACAGCACAAAAGTGTTCTCTTCTTTGCAAAATGATGTAGAGTATCAGACACTCTTCACCCTGGTAGGAAATCTGTTTGAACTGGGATATAATCCCAACTGGCAGAACTTTTATAATGGGTATCAAAGTGCTCCAGTGGACATTCCACGGTATCAATTTGATCGCAAAAAACTAATTAGGTATCTGAAAATCTATCAAGACGCAGGAAGATACGTCAGTGACAGTCATCCTTTGATTAAAGGCATAAACAGTGACAAAATGGAGTTTAGCTGCCTGCTGTCTCAGGGCACAGCATCATACATATATGAGCACAAGAACAATGGTGTGGCTTTAGTCCCTGGTGCTTTTTATGTGGAGCTTGGTTTGGCCTCTGTGATGAGCAGCTCAAGGCCTAAAGTGCCTCTGAGTTCTTGTCAAATGAGTATCAATTTTTCTGCACCGTGTGTTCTCACGCAGAGCTCCCAAGTCTTGAGCATCAAGCTGAGTCCACAAAAAGCAGTAACAGCCTTTGAGATACTGTCTTCCTCTAATGTAATTTATGCTGCAGGCCAAGTAACAACCGGGCCTGAAGCTGTGGTGGAGGAAAGGACCATCTCCCTCCAAGACATCTGTGAAAGATGCAGGTTGGTGATAAGCAGAGAGGAGGTTTATGAAGCACTGTCTCAGACTGGTTTTCAGTATGGCTCCATATTCAAGCAGCTCAGTGATGTGCACTATGGCCAGGAACTAAAGGAAGCTATAACAAGCATAAAGGTAAACAAGGAGATGGCCATAGATATGTACAGCTACTGTATCCATCCAGTACTGCTTGACTGTTTTCTGCAGATGACCACTGTTATGACTTCAAGGACTTTCCCATCATCTAGAGCAGGCTTTCCTTCAGAAATAGGCAGCCTGGTGGTGCTCCGACCGCTGGAGGAAGAAATGATGATATATATGAGAACAAGCAAATCCACTGAGAACTGCCTGGAGGTCTGTGGGTGCTTTACGGACAAACAAGGCTCCATTTTGGCTGAACTAAAGCGTGTTACCATCACTTTCATGAAGCAAGCATCTTCCAGAGATAATGAGTTCATGCTTGAAAACAAGTGgaaagaaatttctttttcacagatACCTAGAAATCGGGGGGCTATGCCCAGAGTCCTAGTGTTTGCTGACAAATTTGGGATAGCTGAGAAGctcaaaaaatatttgcatcctGATTCAAGATACATTATGTATGAAGATTGGGAAGCCCTCCTGGAAGGCCACATGCAGAATAAAATGAGAGCAGAGGTTGAGAATTATGATGAAATTCTGTTCCTGTGGGGAATTCAAAAGTTAAATGAATGTATCCCAAGCAAAGTGGTAGACCAAATATCAAAATGTTGTGAAGCCTATCGCCAAGTTGTTGTGGCATTAAGAGAGAAAATGTCACGCTGTTTGGTCAGAGTGATCACCTACAGAACAACTGAAAGATATGTAGACCATGTTAACTGTGGGTTTGCATTGTATGGCATGACCAGAACTTGTATCATTGAAGTTCCAGAAATCATGTTTCAGATGATTGACCTCAGCTCTGCCAGTTCCCTGGACATCTCAGTGCTAGCAGATGTTCTTGTCAAACACAAAACTGTAGAGTATTCAGAACTTTGCATCAGCCAAGGAAGAACTTACATAGCTGAAATTAGACGCACACCTTTTGTAGATGCAGATTACTGCCAACCTGTAAGATCTGTCCAGAATTCAGAAACATTTACTTTGTACACTTCTGATCCATACATGGCAAAAGACTTGTCTGCTGAATTATCCACCAGCACTGCTACTCAACTTGATAAACACAGCGTTGAAATTCAACTGGATAAAATATGTCTCCACTCAGAAGATTATTTTCCCATTAGTGTTTCTAGTCATAATTTTGGTAATACACTGTACTGGAATTCAGAAGTAGTAGACAAACACAGACTTTTAGCTCTGGACTTCAGTGGCACAGTCACAGCAGTGGGCATTGAGGTAAAGAAAGTTAAAGTGGGAGATCATGTGGTTTCATGTTATCCATCTGCTGCATCATCCAGAGTTCAGATTCCAGGAACAGTTTGTTTCAAAGTAAATAAATTCCCATGCTTCCAGAATGTCCCTTGTATGTCATACTTCATCATTGCATGGGAAATCTTCAATAAGAGATTACCTAAGGGGAAATATGGCAGAACTTTGGGCATTATATCTACAGAGCCATCATCAGTTTTTTGCCACgttctttctgctgcagcagaagagaTGGGTTGGAGAACAGTACTTGCGAAGCCCACTCCTGATAAGTTCCAGTATCTAAACTTATGCAATGCCCTTGTTGCTCTTCCTCCAGTAAGCAGACTGTCTCAGGAGGATCTGGCCCACATGTGCTTTCTTAAAGATGTGGTGGTAGTGTGTGGCAATCGACAGTCTGAGTGTATGCAGAATGCCAGTGAAATGGATCATGAAAATATCAGCTTTCATATCCTTACACTTGCcagtattttccagaaagcatCTCTAAAGGAACTGCAAAAGGCTGTGCGTGCATGGATCAATTCCATGGATATGAAAAAATTTAGACATCTGTCAGgttctgttttccagcagaCCGAGCACTTTGAAAGGCTAAACTCTATGACGTCATATTTTACCTGCAAATCTGTCCCACTTGCTGTACTGAGGAAACAGAAGGACATCACTATGCTTTCAGATATACCACTGTATGAATCCCAGAAGCTGTTTAAGCAGAATGCTGTTTATATAGTAGTCGGGGGGCTCACTGGACTTGGCTTCGAAACAGTGAAATTCATAGCCAAGAATGGAGGAGGGTGTATTGCAATATTGTCCAGGAAAATGCCAAGCAATGAGAAGCAAGAAGAGATTAAAGCTTTGCAGGAGCAGTATAAAGACAGCAAAGTACTGTTTGTGCAGTGTGATGTTACTTCAACCAATGATGTTGAGAAAGCTTTCCAATCTGTTGCAAACATCTTTGCGGGGAGTCCAATCAAAGGTGTATTTCAAAGTGCTGTTGTTTTACATGACGGCCATCTTGAAGTTCTGAAGTTGGCTGACTTTCAGAAAGTGCTGAGTCCAAAAGTAGCAGGGACCCTAAATCTTCATTGGGCTACCAGAGGCCAGGAGCTTGACTACTTTGTGTGCCATTCCTCTGTAACTTCCTTTCTGGGAAATTCCACCCAGACAAACTATGCAGCTGCAAACTCTTTCTTGGATATCTTCTGCCTCTACAGGAGGAACTGTGGGCTTTCTGGCCAATCCATTAACTGGGGTGCTTTGAACCTTGGCATATTGCTCAATCAAAACCATCTTCAGTCCATTCTGGAATCCAAGGGCATAGACATTCTGCAAGTGCATGAAATTCATGAGTACCTCAGGAAGAGCTTACTTATGAATAATCCGCAGCAAGTTATAGCCAAATTAAACTATGAAGTATTTTTGCAACATGTTTTTTCTCAGATTATTTCACTCAAAAATCGCTTCTTATCATTTCTATCAGAAGAATACAAGAACAAGCCTGAAATCTCTGAGAAAACTCAAGTCCAGGATGCCACCTCAATCAAACCTGAAGACTATGTCATCTCACTGGTGACTGAACTCACCAACTTGAGCCCAGATGACCTAACCATGAATACAGCATTTTCATCATTGGGCATAGACTCTATGTTAGCTATGGCAATTCAGAACCGTGTCTTTCGAGAGAGAAAGGTGAACATACCTCTTCTGAAACTGCTTGATCCTCACACAACTCTGTCAAATTTAGTAGTAGTTTTAGAAGAAACAAGCAAGACAAAAGGAATAGTTAAGAAAAAACACCCTGTAGTTGAAAGTACAGAAAATGGAAGCTGGCTATAA